Within Sporosarcina sp. PTS2304, the genomic segment ATTTGAAGGAGATGAAATAATGGCAATTACAATCGTGGTAGGGAATTTTAAAGGTGGCGTTGGAAAAACGAAAGTCTCGGTCATGGCAAGTTGGGAGTTAGCTTTTGACCGCAATAAAAAGGTGCTGCTTGTCGATATGGATCCACAAGGCAATGCCAGTACATTAATTGCGCGTTCCACAGGGGTCACTGAAATCAATACTAGTATTTTCGAAGGTTTTCAAAACGGCTCATTAAAGGAATGTATCGTCAAAATGACAGACAATCTGCATGTGATTCCTGCACAAGTGTCCTTTAAAAATTTTCCGAAATTCTTATATGCCAATATAAAAGAAGAAATTGATCAGGTGTCTTATTTAAAGAAGCTTCTGGATCCAATTCGTGACGACTATGACTACATATTCATTGATGTTCCACCGACAATCAGTGACTTCTCTGATAACGCGATGATGGCTGCTGATTATGTATTAATCATCCTGCAAGCGCAAGAGCTATCATTGGAAGGCGCTGAAACATATATCAAGTATCTGCAATTCATGGCAGATAACTATGACGCAGATATTCAAGTTGCCGGTGTTCTTCCTGTTCTGCTTCGTCCAGGTGGGCGTGTCGATATTTCTACGCTCGAACGTGCAAGAGAGATGTTCGGCAGTGATAACGTCATGGACAGTGTCATCAAGCACTTAGAACGGCTTAAAGCGTGGGACGTCACAGGAATTACGAATAATGATATGCATGACCGCAAAGCCCACCAGGTTTTCTTAGATGTCATTGACGAGTTGGAAGCGAAACTGGCCCAATTCGAGGAGGCTGGTAAGTATGAGTAATGAAAAAGGTGGATTAATCAAAAAGAAAAAGAAGCCGACAATCATGAAGCCGTCCGTCCCTGTAAAGAAAAATGATATGGACTTCGGCTATACAGAGCCACACAAGCAAGAAGAGCCTGTTTCTGTTAAGCCGACAGCAAAACCTGAAGCAACAAAAATTGCCCCTCCTACACCTCGCAAAAAATTAGGTGTCGGCAAGACAAATAGTACCAAAAGCTTAAAAGTCCCTACATTGATTCACAGTGAATTGAATTTACTCGGATCCTTTATGGACGAGCATAAGACGTACGTTATTCTTCAAAATTTGATTGATAGCTATGTGAAAAACGAGCTGACCGATCGCCAGCAACGACAGTTTGACTTTATGGTTGAGGCATTTTTTGAGGATAAATAACAAAATAATACTTATCAAAAGTAGAAATTTCTACTTCCTCGAGATATCAAGACATAAAAAAAGAACGCGTGTACCAAGCGACACGGGTTCTTTTATCGGATACGCTAACGCGTGTACCAAGCGACACGAGTTAAGCGTTTCGTTATTAGTTTGTATTCCCATTATGTCAAAAAGATATACATTTTGTCAAGAAGAACGGAGGCGACAATGACAATGCAACAGGAAACACCTCATTTACTTATTTGCTTTGATGAAAGTGGCAAGCAAAGCCGCGATCCTATTCAGTTAATGGGCGCATTTTCAATTCCTACAACTATTTATATGCACCCACAATATAAAGATTTACATCTATTAAATAAAGAGTATACGCTGCACTGGAAAGAGTATGGAGGCGATGGAAAAGATCGAAAAGGCATTGAAAAGCTATTTCAACACGCTCTCCCATTAGCCGAGTACATGAATTTCAACTTTATCCGTTATTCAAGGTCCGTATTGGCTGAACAAGCCAACGTATTTATTGATATTTACGAATCTAAGCAAGTCACTGTCGATAATACCGTTTATGCAAAGTTACCTGAGCGGATTTGCTACGGTTTGCTTAGAGGTTATGGCGAGCATAATCATGTGCAAGCAACTATCCTAATTGAAGACGCATCTGAATACCGCTCCAGGGAATTGGATCAAACGATTAAAAACTCATTAAATATCCATTCCTTATATCGTGGGGAAGATTTTGTTATTAGAGAATGTGATTATCGCAGCAAGGGACAAGAAATCGGCATCGAGATCATTGACATTTTACTCGGGATTGTTGGACTAATTATTGATAATCCATCTGCTACATCTAACAAGAAAAAAGCCAAGGTACATTTAGTGCTGAAGCTCTTAAAAGAAAACAAATTGCAGCCTTTCCTCAAAAACCTTCGTTTGTTTGAACTTCAACAGTCCAATCAGCTGAAAGAAGCTACCATTGAAGCAAGCATTAAGTTATTCATCTCGAAAAACTATGACTTATTTAATTCGCTATGACCCAGATGACGATTGTATGATCTCAAAATAATTTGAAAAGCAGTGTGACAAACTGCAATGTCTAGGATTCTTTTATCGAATCTATCATTTGTTTAATGAGCTGTTATAGATTGTCTATCACTATTACTTTACCTAACAAATTATACTTAGAAAAACCGCGTGAAACCAATTTGTAAACTAGGTTTCACACGGTTTTTAATTATAGCCATCTTAATTTGCTACACTCAGCTTTCTACTTGTATCCAAGCCTTTTCAAAAGACTTTTCTCTCTCCATTAGAACTGTTCCGTTACATCATATTCATATCTAATATCTGCACTAACTTTTGTCATAGTTGATTTTCCTGAAGCTTTTGCATTGTATTTAAAACTCCACTTTTTAGCAACAAGGAATTGATTTTGTAAAGAAATATCATATGAACCACTAGTTGCAGAAACAGCGGTTGCTGTATTCCAAACATTGTTTTGGTTGGACATCAATTTGTGTGTTACAATTCCTTGATTTGGTGTTTGAGTGCTAGCCGTTTTAATAGATTTTACAATTGCGCCTTTGGGAATTGTATTGTTACCAGTTAAGTCCATTGTAATAACAGAAGAATCAACTCCTGCTGGATTCAAAGAAGTATTACCTG encodes:
- a CDS encoding AAA family ATPase, whose product is MAITIVVGNFKGGVGKTKVSVMASWELAFDRNKKVLLVDMDPQGNASTLIARSTGVTEINTSIFEGFQNGSLKECIVKMTDNLHVIPAQVSFKNFPKFLYANIKEEIDQVSYLKKLLDPIRDDYDYIFIDVPPTISDFSDNAMMAADYVLIILQAQELSLEGAETYIKYLQFMADNYDADIQVAGVLPVLLRPGGRVDISTLERAREMFGSDNVMDSVIKHLERLKAWDVTGITNNDMHDRKAHQVFLDVIDELEAKLAQFEEAGKYE